The stretch of DNA agttttttatgactccaggctccagttgttcaaaaggtggataacgctatcaaacggataaatcactatccattgaatagcgcaattggtttcgctatgacttatccactggatagtgatttatccggcggagagcgctatccattgtttgaacaactggggccaacCCCTTCATTCTAGAGTTGTTTGGAAAAAGTAAGCAAATTATCGGCTACCGATCGATAAAACTCGAATATTGACAAAATTACTTATTATATCTGGATAACTTTACTTAACATATAATACCCGAAataacctttttttctttcggttTTTGGCTCTGTCAGCCGCTGCCACATCTGAGCTAAACCAAGCTGTCGAGACCGCTTTTTCGCGATTTTTAACCTCATGTTTGAATACGGAATATGTTGTGTTATACAGAGTATGCTTTGTTAGAAACCGCTGCCGACCTGTAATCTGAGCCCGTTTACTTCGCTGTTTACTCAACGTGCGCTCGACTTTTGCAAGCAGATTGAAACGAAATTCTCAACGAAAGTTTCATGTCTATTTACCCACAAACCCTTTCTTGGACACCTGGGTCTTTTGAgaaagttatttattttatccAAGGAAAAGCAGGCGTCGCAAATTAAAAGTTGCCGTTGGACGGGACGGCCGACGACTGCTTTTGAAAACACCGCAAACGCTGCCTTGTTATGAGAAAATTGTGATTTGTAAAGTGACTATAAAGTCAGAAAATTTTACTTTAAGGCGTGGaatattctctttttcttttctctctttgGCAGGTTATTTGGTGTTCCTGGTGTTTGTGCCTCGTGCAACAAGCCAATAGCCGCATTTGAATTTGTAATGAAAGCCGCGAAGAACGCGTACCATATCGAATGCTTCGCTTGTCAGATCTGCAGACAGAGATTCAGAGTTGGCGACAAGTTTCATTTTTATAACAACAAAGTCTTGTGCAAGGATCATTACAGGACTGAAAAAGAAGGGGATAGAACGACAGATGATTCAGCGATGGACTGGAAAGAAGTTGCTCTAAATGGAGCTTGTTAATAGTAACCGGTAGTAAAAGGAAGTGACTTGTCAAGACTTGTTGAGCTTTGTTTCGTTTGAGGATTTCTCAGTCGAAACAATGATCAGCAGGTGTAATTAGAAGCAGAAGCATGCGCTCTTATAGAAGCCAGTATCGGCAACAATTTCGCACAAGACCTGTTTGAAGAGGGTTCCCTAGAGTATTTTACATAGCTAGTTGTATAAAGGTCCTCTTCCTTTTCCTTATGTGCAAGCGCTCCCGAAAGTACAGTCCGATATACAAACTCGTTTCTTCATGGAACGTTTTTTAGTTATTTACGTACTGCCGTGTCGATAAAGAACGGAAAACGAGAGCTTTCGTGTGGATGCGAACAAGTAATCGCGGCGGGACTGTTTTCAGACTGAGCCTCAAGAATGACATTTTCGACAGATTCGGAATCCTAATTTAGGCAAAGCAATCCCGCCTTACACGAAGACAAATACAatttaatacaatacaattagATTTGTATAGCGCATATTACATAAAATGTTCATATGCGCTGTTTACATTGTCATTCAAAAAATTACAtgaaataattaacaaaaaaaaatagatgATTATTATTGACTATTTATAAGACTGAATAAACAGGTAggttttaaaatgtttcttaaatATGTCAATCACAGTAATGTTATTATGGTTTTAGAAGCAGCGTAATTAAAAGTTCTGGCGCCAAGCTTTGGTTTCAGTTTATTAGGTGGATGTGCTAATAGTAGCTCATTATAGCAGGAGTGGTTCTTGCTAGCTATAAAGGTCCGTCATATATTTCGGTGCGAGTCCGTGTATAGCCCTAAACGTTAaagttttaaagaattttaaaaagtacCCTGAACTTAACTGGCAGCCAATGAAGATCAGCAAGCACTGGAGTGATATGTGAAAAACGTAGAGTCGAACATACTAAACTAGCGGCTGCGTTCTGAATGTGTTGTAGTTTGGCTATTTGATAAGCAGGCAAGCCATAGTATGAGCCATTGCAGTAATGTAAACGACATGTTATAAAATCATGAATAAGTGTGGCACACATGTTTCATCCAGAAATGCCCTAATCTTTTTGATGTTGTAAAGATTATAAAATGAGGATTTACATATGTTAACAATCTGCTTATTTAGAGAAAAATTTGAGTCAAGTGTCACTCCAAGGTTCCTAACAGAGGATGAGGGCATAATAGTAGATCTCCCAATAGTTATCGGCTTAACTGAATGTTTAGAAAATTGATGGCTATTTCCAATAATCATGAATTATGTCTTTGCGTCGTTCATCTTGAGCTTGCTCCATGTCATCCACTGTTGTATTTGTGTGATACAGCACTTCTTGATACTGTCCATGGCATGGTTTTGGACGTTGACACAACCAGCGTATCGTCTGCATATGCGtgtgatttcatttcaaaaacAGTGGAGAAAAGAATTCTTGGAAGGTTTTATTTTTAAGGTAAATTTCTGTCGAGACTAACCGTCCACTTGTTCCCCTACGAAAAAAAGATCGGTTTTCCCATACAGTTGGAAAGCACTTAAGTCCTTTAAATTTCTGTCCTTGTTGTTCAAAGCAGTAATGAACAAGACAGTCTTGCCTGCGATGAACAGAGTGGCCTCTTGAAAGATGAATTATCTGATCATATTTTGGTCTTTGGCTGGCACATGATAAAACCATATTGTGGTAAATCGTGGCCACTTAGTCTCCTAGGTGTGAAATCTCTCGTAAAACCCTATAGCTGGTAACATTTGAACAATCACCGTCGCGCTTCTCAGACTTGTTTCCTTAACTACATTTTGCAGTATCACTGTTTGTGATACAAAATTGATCGACTGTTCCCAACACTTAATAGAAAGTGTTCCAAAGGTTTAACCGACGTTTAGCGTTAAGATACGTTACATTCctttcttttataaattttatttcttgtttaaaaGTAAGGTGAAGAGCACCATGCGAAGGGAGCCCAAAATTATGTCATGAAActaaagtgaattttaaaattataattgACAAAAATTATATAAAGTCAACATGATATCAATATGATTGTGAGGGAATAAAAGGATTTGAATATCAACGATTAGCCCCTCAGTGTGTGACTTTAGATTTGTTGTCACCTCAAAATTATGTTTGTGGGAGGCGCGCTGGCCTCATGGTTattgtgctcgactccggagcgatTGGTCAGGGTTCGGGTCCtgaccggggacattgtgttgtgttcttaggtAAGACACTTtattctcacggtgcctctctccacccaggtgtataaatgggtaccggcgaatttaatgctgggggtaaccctgcgctggactggcatcccatccaggggggagtagaaatactcctagtcgcttcatgccatggcctgatgggccttctggcttgtaagcagagactttacctttacccttTTTTAGATTTTATGTAAATTATTGATTATACAGTCGAACCCCGATATTTCGAACTCGGTTGATTCGAAGTCCCCGCTATTGCGAACTAAGATCGAATTCCCTTGGATTTACCCTTATGTTTTCAGTCATTTACTGTCAGCTATTTCGAACTCGGTTATTTCGAATTCCCCGCTAATTCGAACTCATCGTTCTTCCCTTACACCTTAAATCGACCCCGTTATTTCGAACTTGTCAAAAACAGAGCACGTACATAAGAGCACAGCTGGAAATGTATTGCATTTTATTCGAGCTTGTGTAATTAACGACTTAACAATGCTTGACTCACGTGCAGTGTCCCGCTAAGAAATTCGATTACAAACTGACAAAACGCACTGTTACTGATCTGTTCTTCAAAAAACAACAGAACATTCAAAGATTTTTCAATATAACAGCATCTACTGATTTTTCCGACATTTAATTGCTGTATCTTTATTTAATCAGTGTCTTTCTTTATAATGAACTGTATTTTATTAAAAGATGATTCACTGTTACGGATTTTACGCTTTCCCGGTTATTTCGAAACCCCGCTATTTCGAACTTTTTTCCATTGCCCTTGGGACTTCGAAATAGCGGGGTTCGACTGTATATAAATATAATCTTTAAGTTAGAATATATATGACTTTCATGTAAATTATATGTCTTGCTGGGCACACTTGTACCTCTTATCGGCTTAAAACAAAGTCACAATTGACTAGCTCCAAAATGGTGAAAGAGTAGGCTTTCGTCAGCAAAATCAATGATAATGAATTCTGGGGGCGGTAGGCACATGCTTGATGACAAGGTACATAACTAAAAGTTGTTCTGCAGTGTAGACGCGATAATTACTGTAGCCGAACGGGTCAAAGGCCCACACCCAacattgtgattggctgatttcGATCCTCTACCGCGGATCAAACAGGTCTGACTGCATTGAGTAAAAAAACCCACATTTTCCTGAAAAATCTGCatgccttttaatttttttttaccttggtAATTGAAACACTTTGTAAATTGTTTGAGTCATGTATAACTTTATAAGTACAGTTTTCGCTTGTCATATATTATCTTCTCCTGTCAAGCGAAAAGAggtttttcaatgaaaagtaCAGAATAACACAGTTTAAAAACTTACACCTGCAATGTCCGTCAGCGCTGAGTTCTTGTCCCGGTGGACACACTTCGATGCTTTTGCACTTGTATGATCCATTTGTGTTTTCGCATTGCGATCCCCGAAGACAGGAATGTTGTCCGGTGGAACATTCGTCGACATCTAAGGTATTCGGAAAGAGAAGGTATCATTAACACTatagattgattgattgataattGATTAATAAGTTTATTTACCACTCTTGCAGCTACAGCTGAATTACAAGGACATCAGCAACTATATTATTGATAtttataagtacaaaaattgttcATTCGTTCAGTCCTGGCAACTACTTTAACACCGCTATTAACAACAGAGCCAGAGAATACCCGTGGTGGGTTTCGGGGGGGAATGGGTATTAAGTTTATCCCGGAAATTCTCTATTAACTTTTGGCATGAATTTTCCCGCCTTTGACTGAGGGGCAGCAAGCCTGAACGGCTAAGGGCTACATCATATGGCAGCCCAAGGAAAATGATGTTAAATGCCCTCTTCTGTATCGATTCTAGGGTTTTGCTCAGATTAGCCAAACCCTAGAACTTGGACTGGTGGACCCTAGAACGTGGACTTGTGTACATGTCTAACTCTACCAAGTCAAAAGTGTGGGAGCTTAAAAAAAGAGGGGGGAGAAAGGGGGTTAATACCTTTTTTCCTCTgaaaaagggggaggggggggcttATTAGAGAGAGGGTTTTAATAGACAATTCACGGTAAGTATAGTAGGCGTATCCACTTTCGCGTCCTCCATAAAGAAAAGAACGCCTGATCTCAGGTTATATCATAAGCCACTTATTATCCACGAAGGTGCGGTATCAAAGGTTGTAACTCGGTCATTACTACGAGGCCTCAATTTGAAATTTTCCAGTATTGACCTCACTCTCGGCTTAGAAGTAATTAATACTTTCTTAGGCGGGTGTAGGGGGAAAGCAATTGATAAAGGAGACCTACACAAGTCTCAAGTGCTCTTATACAGCTACTTTAGCATGTGAGGGTTTGTGAAATGCTTTCACCAAGTTCGAGTCGCTTTTATTCTTACCCTCGCATTTGTTGTTTTGCAGTGTCCTTCCACGGTCACATTCGCAGCGATAGGATCCATTGGTGTTAATACAGAGAGAGTGTTGTGGACACCGGGACTCCTGTGTCCTGCATTCATCTTTGTCTGTTGATTATACGATTCTAATTATTTGGAAATTTTTAGAGTTTAGATGTTAGCTAGAACAATACGGTTGATAATTTATCTCAGTGATAGATTTGAAGTATTGTTTGAAAGAAacgcagcagtgttttatcgggtaaAAAAAACGatgcgtagccgagtgtttttagacccgataaaacacgtgctgtgAGTTTTTTGGACGGCTGAAAAGAACATTCCACAAAAGGAGTGTCCCTCGAGAGTCCcgagctttaaacttgagcccgcgatatgttCACGTGATACAGgttagcggataccttgttttacCATTAACCATGACATGGACGTCCAAAATCAAATATGTTCCCGCCAAAAATCGCGGGTTGCACCACAGAGGTTCACATTGGCATACGTGGAGGGATTGACTTACGGTCGTACggagaccaaaaccaaattatcTAGCACATTTTCTTACCAGTAATGCTCCGCGCACGCGCCTTCGGGCTTCGAGCTCTATTAACTCTGGTACGACTGGATGAAATGCGCATTTGATTATTTTCATTAAAACGTGGACTAAAAAcagttatcattatcatcatcaattgttgctattattattgtttcggTTTATGCACCCCTcttctccgaaaaaaaaagatcacCGCAGGTTACAATTCTCTTATATTTAAATCTACATgctccagcactcggcaaagtctcATACATGCACCAAAAACCTTCTTGAAATATCAGTTCCAAGCCGGCCACGTTCACatcatatatttttatttacccCCGGATTTTTCGGTAGCTTGATGTAGCTAGTaactccgagcatttaccctcccagcCATGATACCTTAGAGGATATAGCACCGGGAACTCCACGAtgatgccctactctttgcgaatagtgtgtgggttcttttacgtcccacggagttatgagacggggcctacggtttatcgtagctacccgagaagactagagagtggAACCATTTTCAGATGCCATTACAAAGGTAGCCCTTTcccctcagttatttgaagaccttgagtgttggtccggccgaagtccaactcacgacctcccacatggCACTCCGGtgcccaaccaactgagccactgttGTCCTTTTTACAGGAGAGTTCTGGCCACACCTTCGAGTCCagctcttttcgaatagtgtttgGGATCTTTAGCTATAAACGAGAGTTGTGATACGGGGCCTACGGTTGATAGTCTTTATccaaagacttgaaagtcttgacATTTGCAGacgtcattacaaagacagcactttctcctcagttattttaagaccctgactGTCGGTCCGGTTTTTTCCGGTAAATAGCGTACACCTAAAATTCGCTCTTTTTACAGATTTATCGAATGAATCGCGCCCTTAGGTAGCGCATCTGCGTCAATTGACACGGGAGTGTCTGAGGTGAGTCTAAAAGGTTTGAATTCGTTCAGCATTTGCTAAACCGCATTCCAAGAGCGTTTGAACAGAGTAGCCTACACAATTTTAGTAATTAGTTATTAACGTAGCTGAAAGTTCGAATTACTAGTCATCCGGAAATTCTGAAAGTTGTCGAATTTTTCAACATGTTGGCTCAGTAGTCGGCCCGATGTAAAACTCTTAggacgctttccttttgtcagaactgaccggccaggtctggcattttgcaaagaaaatgcaacaaatttGAGGAGCACTGGCATTATAATCCCTTGCATTCTTCTGAGGGAATATATATCTTCCTCGAAGacttaatttgaaggcgttgtaaaGTTTGTCCTTCTAAATGCCCGGTCGGGTCGGTCAGTTCTGTAAAATGGAAGGCGCCCTTTGTTGAAAAGTACTCAATTATTGTGGAAGAAGTGTGCTTTGACTAAGACGGATGTAAAATTGGACAACACTCACCATAACAAGAACTTCCAGAAGCTTCGTAGCCACTGTTGCAGGTGCACCTATAAGATCCATCGTTGTTGACACATTGCTGTTGTCGTCCACACCGGTGAAGACCTCGGACACATTCATCAATATCTGATAATCAAAGGCAAACCACATTCTTATATTGGCTGCCATGTGCCGTTTCacgaatatatatattttttgcggtttttggCGCTTTCTGTGATATGACAGACACTATTATTTTTAAGAGCCGGCAGAACAACGAATTTCATGAGTTTCTCGGCCTCTCACTGTCTTTCTCCTTGGCCGCAGTTCATTCGGTGCACATTCAACGCGCACAAAGTCATCAATTTGTTGTTGATCATTGTCTTTGTTAAGATAAAAAGGTTTGGAACTCTACTAAATTGTGGAGGTCGCTTGTGCTTTCGCTTACGTCGCTCAAGCTACAGTGCCTTAACTGAATCATTAT from Montipora capricornis isolate CH-2021 chromosome 9, ASM3666992v2, whole genome shotgun sequence encodes:
- the LOC138016591 gene encoding LIM domain only protein 3-like codes for the protein MASKSTEVKNSHRKHMCSGCDLPITDRYLLEALGRYWHETCLKCNCCECKLGDIGSTLYSKANLILCKTDYLRLFGVPGVCASCNKPIAAFEFVMKAAKNAYHIECFACQICRQRFRVGDKFHFYNNKVLCKDHYRTEKEGDRTTDDSAMDWKEVALNGAC